A region of Desulforamulus hydrothermalis Lam5 = DSM 18033 DNA encodes the following proteins:
- a CDS encoding rubrerythrin family protein, whose product MTTENNLKAAFAGESQANRKYLAFAAKADQEGYPAVAKLFRAAAEAEAIHALSELKALGAVKSTAENLQAAIDGETYEFTHMYPGFIQEASGEGNEQARRAFHFANEAEKVHAALYKKALEALEKKENLDYYLCPVCGYIHENTAPDKCPICGANGSAFKNVG is encoded by the coding sequence ATGACTACTGAAAACAATTTGAAAGCCGCTTTTGCCGGCGAATCCCAAGCCAACCGCAAATATCTTGCTTTTGCCGCTAAGGCCGATCAGGAAGGATATCCTGCCGTGGCTAAGCTCTTTCGTGCCGCCGCCGAAGCGGAAGCCATTCACGCCTTGAGCGAATTAAAGGCTCTGGGGGCTGTTAAATCTACCGCTGAAAATTTACAGGCCGCCATAGACGGCGAAACCTATGAATTTACCCATATGTACCCTGGCTTTATTCAAGAAGCCTCGGGTGAAGGTAATGAGCAAGCCCGGCGGGCTTTCCATTTTGCCAATGAGGCGGAAAAAGTACACGCTGCATTGTACAAAAAAGCCCTGGAAGCTCTGGAGAAAAAAGAAAACCTCGATTATTACCTCTGTCCGGTATGCGGCTATATCCATGAGAATACCGCACCGGATAAATGCCCGATCTGCGGTGCCAACGGCAGTGCCTTTAAAAACGTAGGTTAA
- the metF gene encoding methylenetetrahydrofolate reductase [NAD(P)H], whose product MKIAKLFATKQPVISFEIFPPKADTPVETIFTTLEGLIKLKPDFISVTYGAGGSSRSRTKEIASRIKNHYRVETLAHLTCVGHEAGEIDMILQGLQEANIENVLALRGDPPADNPHYDFTKGAFSFASDLISHIKKHNNFCIAAAAYPEGHAHCRRLSEDLNHLKYKVDQGVDFLITQLFFDNRIFYNFMENARRIGIACPVMAGVMPVLNAKQIKRIISLCGASMPAKLLMMVDKYGDRPEDMEKAGIEYASQQVLDLMENGVEGIHLYTMNKPRQITEILCNTGRVY is encoded by the coding sequence ATGAAAATTGCTAAGCTTTTTGCAACCAAACAGCCGGTTATTTCTTTTGAAATATTTCCTCCCAAAGCAGATACGCCTGTAGAAACAATTTTTACTACCCTGGAAGGTTTAATAAAATTAAAACCTGATTTTATAAGTGTTACCTACGGTGCCGGCGGCAGCAGCCGCAGCAGGACTAAAGAAATTGCTTCCCGTATTAAAAACCACTACCGGGTGGAAACACTGGCGCATTTAACCTGTGTAGGACATGAAGCCGGCGAGATTGATATGATTTTGCAAGGGCTGCAGGAGGCGAACATAGAAAACGTGTTGGCTTTGCGGGGTGACCCGCCGGCTGATAATCCGCATTATGATTTTACAAAGGGTGCATTCTCCTTTGCTTCTGACTTGATAAGTCATATTAAAAAGCATAACAACTTTTGCATTGCGGCAGCCGCTTATCCGGAAGGACATGCCCACTGCAGGCGTTTAAGTGAAGACCTGAACCATTTAAAGTACAAAGTTGATCAAGGGGTAGACTTTTTAATTACCCAGTTATTTTTTGATAACAGAATTTTTTATAATTTTATGGAAAACGCCCGCCGAATCGGCATTGCCTGTCCGGTTATGGCCGGAGTCATGCCGGTGCTAAACGCAAAACAAATTAAACGCATCATATCTTTATGCGGTGCTTCAATGCCTGCCAAACTGCTCATGATGGTGGATAAATACGGTGACCGGCCGGAAGACATGGAAAAGGCCGGCATAGAATATGCCAGCCAACAAGTACTGGATCTTATGGAAAATGGCGTAGAAGGCATTCATTTATACACTATGAATAAGCCACGGCAAATTACTGAAATATTATGTAATACCGGGAGAGTGTATTAA
- a CDS encoding nitrilase family protein: MLDTRIGLVQMQAKVGRLNDNLAVMGRFVEEAAAQAVDIICFPEMCLQGYHREKAGEFAQDITSSAFVTSLEQMAKLNNITVIAGMAERNGEAKPFITQIVVYPDGTVDKYRKTHLGKSEQPYFSAGDDIKVFATAKAKFGIQICWDTHFPELATILSLRGCEIIFAPHASPSFVGDRRDIWLKYLPARAYDNTVFIGACNLVGEDGQGRIFCGGALILDPKGNIVAEDFRGEASLLVADLAGSKINTIRQQQAGSMANSFYLRARRPELYQELVKGQTGLNTG; the protein is encoded by the coding sequence TTGCTGGACACCAGGATTGGGCTGGTACAGATGCAGGCCAAAGTGGGACGGCTGAATGATAATCTGGCAGTGATGGGGAGATTTGTTGAGGAAGCAGCCGCGCAGGCGGTGGATATCATCTGTTTTCCCGAAATGTGCTTACAAGGGTACCATAGAGAAAAGGCGGGTGAATTTGCCCAGGATATTACGTCCAGTGCCTTTGTCACTTCCCTGGAACAAATGGCAAAACTGAATAATATCACGGTGATTGCCGGAATGGCAGAAAGAAACGGAGAGGCCAAGCCATTTATTACGCAAATAGTTGTATATCCGGACGGTACGGTGGATAAATACAGGAAAACACACTTGGGCAAAAGTGAACAACCTTACTTCAGTGCCGGTGATGATATTAAGGTATTTGCTACTGCCAAGGCAAAGTTCGGCATACAAATTTGCTGGGATACTCATTTTCCGGAACTGGCAACCATTCTTTCCCTGCGGGGCTGCGAAATCATTTTTGCTCCCCATGCCTCTCCTTCCTTTGTGGGTGACAGGCGGGATATCTGGCTAAAGTACCTGCCGGCCAGGGCATATGATAATACCGTTTTTATCGGGGCATGCAACCTGGTGGGGGAGGACGGACAGGGGCGTATTTTTTGCGGCGGTGCCCTGATACTTGATCCTAAAGGTAATATTGTGGCGGAAGATTTTCGGGGAGAAGCATCTTTGCTGGTGGCAGATTTAGCGGGCAGCAAAATTAACACCATCAGGCAGCAACAGGCCGGTTCCATGGCCAACAGTTTTTATCTTCGGGCACGGCGACCTGAGCTGTATCAAGAATTGGTGAAAGGCCAGACTGGTTTAAATACAGGTTAA
- a CDS encoding L-lactate permease, with protein sequence MWVQETNPFGNIGLSALVASIPILILFYALAIKRMKGHIAGAITLASAIAVAIIAYGMPVKLALLSTLYGVLTGLFPIGWIVLCAVFLYNLTVKTGYFGIIKDSIASITEDRRLQALLIGYCFGAFLEGAAGFGAPVAITAGMLVGLGFQPLYAAGLCLIANTAPVAFGGIGIPIITAGKVSNLDPMVVSQMIANQLPLLSFIVPFWLVFIMSGWKGTKEVFPAVFVTAASFSLTMWFVAAKIGPELPNILSALISIVVLVAFLKVWKPKNIWRFPNEPAASMEVKKHPIGRVIQAWTPFIVLTILIGDWGISGIKYMLDKLTVKIPIAGLHNAIIVGDKPLEVVYKFNWLGAAGTAILLATVISALILRIRPGTYVSVFGETLNNLKFPLTTIACVLGFAYIANFAGITPTLGKALTVTGSFFPFVSPFLGWLGVFVTGSDTSANALFCNMQRITAEQIDVNPVLTVTANTSGGVAGKMISPQSIAVACASVNLVGKESDLFRFTVKHSLIFTAIMGIVVYAQAYYLRGMVPEMVEAHAAAAAATAPDSGFSLVALAVSVLIMVGLGIVAARQARSYRD encoded by the coding sequence ATGTGGGTACAAGAAACAAACCCTTTCGGTAACATAGGATTGTCGGCCCTGGTGGCATCAATTCCCATACTGATCTTATTTTACGCCTTGGCCATTAAAAGAATGAAAGGGCACATTGCCGGTGCCATTACCCTGGCTTCCGCCATTGCAGTGGCTATTATTGCCTATGGTATGCCGGTAAAATTAGCCTTGCTTTCCACACTGTACGGTGTATTAACGGGTTTATTCCCGATCGGCTGGATTGTTCTCTGTGCGGTATTTCTTTATAACCTGACGGTAAAAACCGGTTACTTTGGCATTATTAAAGATTCAATTGCTTCCATTACGGAAGACCGCCGTTTGCAGGCTTTATTAATCGGCTATTGTTTTGGGGCTTTCCTGGAAGGTGCTGCCGGGTTTGGGGCGCCGGTGGCCATTACCGCCGGTATGCTGGTGGGCTTGGGATTTCAGCCCCTTTATGCGGCAGGTCTGTGCTTGATTGCAAACACAGCTCCGGTAGCCTTTGGCGGTATCGGCATTCCTATTATTACAGCCGGTAAGGTATCCAACCTGGATCCTATGGTGGTCAGCCAAATGATTGCTAACCAGTTGCCGTTGCTTTCCTTTATTGTACCTTTCTGGTTAGTATTTATTATGTCCGGTTGGAAGGGTACTAAAGAAGTGTTTCCGGCTGTTTTTGTCACCGCTGCCAGCTTTAGCTTAACCATGTGGTTTGTGGCAGCCAAGATTGGCCCGGAGCTCCCCAACATTCTTTCGGCCTTGATTTCCATTGTTGTTCTGGTGGCTTTCTTAAAGGTTTGGAAACCCAAAAACATTTGGCGCTTCCCCAATGAGCCGGCTGCCAGCATGGAAGTTAAAAAACATCCCATCGGACGTGTAATCCAAGCCTGGACACCTTTTATTGTTTTAACAATTCTGATCGGCGACTGGGGCATCAGCGGTATTAAGTACATGTTAGACAAGCTTACGGTTAAAATCCCCATTGCCGGCTTGCATAACGCAATTATTGTAGGCGATAAGCCGCTGGAAGTGGTGTACAAGTTTAACTGGTTAGGGGCTGCCGGAACCGCTATTCTGCTGGCGACTGTTATATCTGCCCTGATTTTAAGAATTCGTCCTGGTACTTATGTTTCTGTTTTTGGCGAAACTTTAAATAACCTGAAGTTTCCTTTAACTACTATTGCTTGTGTGTTGGGTTTTGCCTATATTGCTAATTTTGCCGGCATTACCCCCACTCTGGGCAAAGCCCTGACGGTAACAGGTTCTTTCTTTCCCTTTGTATCGCCTTTCCTGGGTTGGCTGGGCGTCTTTGTAACAGGCAGTGATACTTCTGCCAATGCTCTGTTCTGCAATATGCAGCGTATTACTGCTGAGCAAATTGACGTAAACCCTGTTTTAACTGTAACTGCCAACACCAGCGGCGGGGTAGCCGGCAAAATGATTTCACCTCAGAGTATTGCTGTAGCCTGTGCTTCGGTTAACCTGGTCGGCAAAGAAAGTGATTTGTTCAGATTTACCGTTAAGCACAGTCTGATCTTTACAGCCATTATGGGTATTGTAGTATATGCCCAGGCATATTATTTAAGGGGGATGGTGCCTGAAATGGTAGAAGCTCACGCTGCAGCTGCGGCGGCCACGGCGCCTGACAGCGGGTTCAGCCTGGTGGCTCTGGCAGTTTCGGTTCTCATTATGGTTGGTCTTGGTATTGTGGCAGCTCGTCAAGCCCGTTCCTACCGGGACTAA
- a CDS encoding L-lactate permease encodes MEWTQVINPFDNLFLSALVAAIPILFMFYALAIARMKGHIAGSITLLLAIGIAVFVHGMPAQLAIWSSIYGALYGLFPIGWIVLTAVFLYQLTVKSGQFEIIKDSIAAITDDRRLQALLIAFCFGAFLEGAAGFGTPVAITAGMLVGLGFNPLYAAGLCLIANTAPVAFGGIGIPIITAGAVSGVDTMAISQMVGRQLPFLSVFVPFWLVFIMAGWKGAKEVMPAILVCGVSFAAAQWFSANYMSPMLPDIISSLVSIVAMVLFLRKWKPQNIWRFKDEPPATLEVRKHSFGTIAKAWSPFIVLTILIGDWGLKSVKTLLDVVTVKIPFDAVNKMIIAGGKPIEVVYKFNYLSAAGTAILISAIITAFILKISFGDFIKTFQETVKSLVFPLITIACVLAFAYVANWSGMTPTLGKAFTVTGALFPLVAPILGWLGVFVTGSDTSANALFGKMQAVTAADIGVDPVLTVAANSSGGVAAKMISPQSIAVATAACNLVGKEGDLFRFTVLHSLFFTAIICVITYLQAYVLTWMIPVYETAKQAVANASPQAAAAAEAALRSQGMLILAVTAVVVLGIAVYAYKQVGGGKFGKESAKISVH; translated from the coding sequence ATGGAGTGGACCCAAGTCATAAATCCCTTTGACAACTTGTTCCTGTCAGCCCTGGTGGCGGCAATTCCTATTTTATTTATGTTCTATGCCCTGGCTATTGCCAGGATGAAAGGGCATATAGCAGGCAGTATCACTTTGCTGTTAGCTATCGGCATAGCAGTGTTTGTACATGGCATGCCTGCTCAGTTAGCCATTTGGTCTTCCATCTACGGGGCTTTGTATGGTCTGTTTCCCATTGGTTGGATTGTTCTTACAGCGGTCTTTCTTTATCAGTTAACTGTTAAAAGCGGGCAGTTTGAAATTATTAAAGATTCCATTGCCGCCATTACCGATGACCGCCGTTTGCAGGCCTTATTAATAGCATTCTGCTTCGGCGCCTTCCTGGAAGGTGCGGCCGGTTTCGGCACCCCGGTGGCCATTACCGCCGGTATGCTGGTGGGCCTGGGCTTTAACCCCCTGTATGCTGCCGGTCTTTGCTTGATTGCTAATACAGCCCCGGTAGCCTTTGGCGGTATCGGCATTCCCATTATCACTGCAGGTGCTGTTTCCGGCGTGGATACCATGGCCATCTCCCAAATGGTTGGTCGTCAGCTGCCCTTCCTGTCTGTTTTTGTACCGTTTTGGTTGGTATTCATTATGGCCGGTTGGAAGGGTGCCAAGGAAGTTATGCCTGCTATCCTGGTGTGCGGTGTTTCCTTCGCTGCGGCCCAGTGGTTCTCCGCCAACTACATGAGCCCCATGTTGCCTGACATTATTTCCTCGCTGGTATCCATTGTTGCGATGGTGCTTTTCTTGAGAAAATGGAAGCCCCAAAATATCTGGCGTTTTAAGGATGAACCCCCTGCAACACTTGAAGTAAGGAAACACTCCTTCGGTACGATTGCAAAAGCCTGGTCGCCCTTTATTGTATTAACTATTTTGATCGGAGACTGGGGTCTCAAATCGGTAAAAACATTGCTGGATGTAGTAACCGTTAAAATTCCCTTTGATGCCGTTAACAAAATGATTATTGCAGGCGGCAAGCCCATCGAGGTGGTTTATAAATTTAACTACCTGTCTGCTGCCGGCACAGCCATCTTAATATCCGCCATTATCACGGCCTTTATTCTTAAGATTAGCTTCGGTGATTTTATTAAGACTTTCCAGGAAACCGTAAAAAGCCTGGTCTTCCCGTTAATTACCATTGCCTGCGTACTGGCCTTTGCTTATGTTGCCAACTGGTCAGGTATGACACCCACGCTGGGTAAGGCTTTTACCGTTACCGGTGCTTTGTTCCCGCTGGTAGCCCCCATCCTTGGTTGGTTGGGCGTGTTTGTAACCGGTTCTGATACTTCTGCCAACGCTTTGTTTGGTAAGATGCAGGCGGTAACAGCGGCTGACATCGGAGTGGATCCTGTGCTGACGGTGGCTGCCAACAGCTCCGGCGGTGTGGCTGCCAAAATGATTTCTCCCCAGTCCATTGCTGTGGCAACCGCTGCCTGCAACCTGGTGGGTAAAGAAGGCGACCTGTTCCGCTTTACCGTGCTGCATAGTTTGTTCTTTACCGCTATTATTTGCGTCATCACATACTTGCAGGCTTATGTATTAACCTGGATGATTCCGGTATATGAAACAGCCAAGCAGGCTGTGGCTAACGCTTCTCCCCAGGCTGCCGCAGCCGCGGAAGCTGCTCTGCGCAGCCAGGGTATGTTGATTCTGGCCGTAACCGCTGTAGTGGTTCTGGGTATTGCCGTATACGCCTACAAACAAGTGGGCGGCGGCAAATTTGGCAAAGAAAGTGCCAAGATCAGCGTTCACTAA
- a CDS encoding FadR/GntR family transcriptional regulator has translation MEFKPIKAKKIYEEIVEQIKGMIARGELNPGDKLLPERELAERMQVGRSAVREAYRALEAIGIIEIRPGEGTFVRKLGNKPMTDIMSLAVMTGKDTLFELLELRKIIETEAAALAAARRTEEDLKAIKSCLDQMKLDIESGNLGDLSDIKFHYAIADAAHNSLLTRLMNSITETMKKEMKTIRGHLYLTPGTPQRLYQQHELIYEAIYNGNQQTARTSMFTHLSGAEQRLKEIITGQKLLTKV, from the coding sequence GTGGAATTTAAACCTATTAAAGCTAAAAAAATTTATGAAGAAATTGTCGAGCAAATTAAAGGCATGATTGCCCGGGGTGAGCTCAATCCAGGCGACAAACTTCTTCCGGAACGAGAACTGGCAGAGCGCATGCAGGTAGGACGATCGGCGGTACGTGAAGCCTACCGGGCTTTGGAAGCCATTGGCATTATAGAAATCCGGCCGGGGGAGGGTACCTTTGTCCGCAAATTGGGCAATAAACCGATGACTGATATTATGTCGTTGGCGGTCATGACCGGTAAGGATACGCTTTTTGAATTGCTGGAATTAAGAAAAATTATTGAAACAGAAGCAGCGGCCCTGGCTGCCGCCAGAAGGACGGAAGAAGACTTAAAGGCAATTAAAAGTTGTCTTGATCAAATGAAACTGGATATTGAAAGCGGTAACCTGGGGGATTTATCCGATATTAAGTTTCATTATGCCATTGCGGACGCAGCTCACAATTCACTGCTGACTCGACTGATGAATTCCATTACAGAAACCATGAAAAAAGAAATGAAGACCATCAGAGGACATCTTTACCTGACCCCCGGCACACCCCAAAGACTATACCAGCAGCATGAGTTAATTTATGAAGCTATTTATAACGGCAATCAGCAAACTGCTCGCACTTCTATGTTTACTCATCTGTCCGGCGCTGAACAGCGTTTAAAAGAAATCATAACTGGCCAAAAATTATTGACTAAGGTTTGA
- a CDS encoding FadR/GntR family transcriptional regulator, with protein sequence MEFRPIKTKKIYEEIVEQIKQMIARGELTPGDKLLPERELADRLQVGRSAVREAYRALEAIGVIEIRPGEGTFVRELGTKCMTDIMSLAVSTGKDTLFELLELRKIIETEAAALAAMRRTKEDLKNIKYWLDKMNEDINQGSLGDLSDIKFHYAIAAAAHNSLLMKIMNSISETMKREMKVVRQKLYLTPGTPRSLYEQHLIIYDAIVSGDEAKAREAMLMHLNRAEKGLIQNMNITVKS encoded by the coding sequence GTGGAATTTAGACCAATAAAAACCAAAAAAATATATGAAGAAATTGTTGAACAAATTAAGCAAATGATTGCTCGGGGTGAGCTTACCCCGGGTGATAAGCTGTTGCCGGAACGTGAACTGGCCGACCGGCTTCAGGTGGGACGTTCGGCGGTGCGCGAGGCTTACCGGGCCTTGGAAGCCATTGGCGTGATTGAGATCAGACCGGGCGAGGGTACCTTTGTGCGTGAACTGGGTACCAAATGTATGACCGATATCATGTCTTTGGCTGTTTCTACCGGCAAAGATACTTTGTTTGAACTGTTAGAATTAAGAAAAATCATTGAAACTGAGGCTGCTGCCCTGGCAGCTATGCGCAGAACCAAAGAAGACTTAAAAAATATTAAATATTGGTTAGATAAAATGAATGAAGATATAAATCAAGGAAGCTTAGGTGATTTGTCGGATATAAAATTTCACTATGCTATCGCAGCTGCAGCTCACAATTCTTTGCTGATGAAAATTATGAATTCTATATCTGAAACCATGAAAAGAGAAATGAAAGTTGTCAGACAAAAGTTATATTTAACCCCGGGTACTCCCAGAAGCTTGTATGAGCAGCACCTGATTATTTATGATGCCATAGTAAGCGGTGATGAAGCAAAAGCCCGGGAAGCCATGCTCATGCATTTAAACAGGGCCGAAAAAGGTCTTATACAAAATATGAACATAACCGTAAAATCTTAA
- the selA gene encoding L-seryl-tRNA(Sec) selenium transferase codes for MGPAIDKTLLRALPKIDEVMKQHQVNRLLEMHPRSIVVDGIREAVELIRQDILKGSFNSDPANLFDLVIERALKQVAAATRPNLRRVINGTGVVLHTNLGRALLSEAARQAVDAVAAVYCNLEFNLATGKRGSRYEPLEELLVRLTGAEAALVVNNNAAAVLLALGTLARGKEVIVSRGQLVEIGGSFRIPDVMEQSGASLVEVGTTNKTHPRDYRNSISENTALLLHVHTSNYRIVGFTRETTVAELVEIGREYNLPVMSDLGSGFLVDLAKYGLPVEPSVQDTVAAGADVVTFSGDKLLGGPQAGIIVGKRKHIEKMKQNPLTRAVRINKFTVAALEATLRDYLDAERVLEKIPTLKMLTEPVQTIYERAEALVNGLRPKLTTRVELKIMQGYSQVGGGSMPTAELPTYLMSCLPARMSADELAQRLRQTDPAVVGRLQDGCFLVDLRTVQPDEIDLLAAVMADILNSAGG; via the coding sequence ATGGGTCCGGCTATTGATAAAACTTTGCTCAGGGCGCTGCCCAAAATTGATGAAGTGATGAAGCAGCATCAGGTAAACCGCTTATTGGAGATGCATCCCAGATCAATTGTGGTGGACGGGATCAGGGAAGCTGTAGAGCTAATACGGCAAGATATTTTAAAAGGAAGTTTTAACAGTGACCCGGCTAATCTCTTTGATCTGGTGATTGAACGGGCCCTTAAGCAGGTGGCGGCGGCCACCAGACCCAATTTGCGCCGGGTGATCAACGGTACCGGCGTGGTATTGCATACCAACCTGGGACGAGCCTTGCTCTCTGAAGCTGCCCGCCAGGCAGTTGATGCGGTGGCAGCGGTCTATTGCAACTTGGAATTTAATTTGGCAACAGGTAAAAGGGGTTCCCGCTATGAGCCCCTGGAGGAGCTGCTGGTACGCTTAACCGGCGCTGAAGCAGCGCTGGTGGTTAACAACAACGCTGCGGCAGTGCTGCTGGCGTTGGGTACCCTGGCCAGGGGAAAAGAAGTAATTGTCTCCCGGGGGCAGCTGGTGGAAATAGGGGGATCCTTTAGAATTCCTGATGTTATGGAACAAAGCGGGGCCAGTCTGGTTGAGGTGGGTACCACCAATAAAACCCACCCCCGGGATTATCGCAACAGTATTTCGGAAAACACTGCTCTGCTGCTGCATGTACATACCAGCAATTACCGTATTGTGGGTTTTACCCGGGAGACAACAGTTGCCGAACTGGTAGAAATCGGCAGGGAATATAACTTGCCGGTAATGTCCGATTTGGGCAGCGGATTTTTGGTTGATCTGGCAAAGTACGGTTTGCCGGTGGAACCAAGCGTGCAGGATACGGTAGCAGCGGGAGCTGATGTGGTAACTTTTTCCGGCGATAAATTGCTGGGCGGGCCCCAGGCAGGCATTATTGTAGGCAAGCGCAAGCATATCGAAAAAATGAAACAAAATCCCCTTACCAGGGCGGTCCGTATTAATAAGTTTACCGTCGCGGCCCTGGAAGCCACTCTCAGGGATTATTTGGATGCAGAGCGGGTGCTTGAAAAAATTCCCACCCTTAAAATGTTGACGGAACCGGTTCAAACCATATACGAAAGAGCGGAAGCGCTGGTTAACGGATTGCGCCCTAAGCTAACAACCAGGGTAGAGTTAAAGATTATGCAGGGTTATTCCCAGGTGGGCGGGGGATCCATGCCCACTGCTGAACTGCCGACATATTTAATGTCCTGCTTACCGGCTCGGATGTCAGCGGATGAACTGGCGCAACGTTTGCGCCAGACGGATCCTGCTGTGGTGGGACGCTTGCAAGACGGCTGTTTTTTGGTGGATTTAAGAACGGTGCAGCCTGATGAGATAGACCTGCTGGCGGCAGTGATGGCAGACATATTAAATTCTGCAGGGGGGTAA
- the selB gene encoding selenocysteine-specific translation elongation factor, producing the protein MKYIVIGTAGHVDHGKTQLIKTLTGTDTDRLKEEKERGISIELGFAQLKLPSGKQAGIVDVPGHERFIKNMLAGVGGIDLVLLVIAADEGVMPQTREHMDIIQLLQVKKGIVVITKTDLVDDEWLAMVTEEIKEFLRPTVLSQAPLVPVSALTGQGISRLLQYIDKLVDDTEERNSGGQLRLPVDRVFSVTGFGTVVTGTLRTGTITVGDSVQIMPQGLVSRVRSLQVHGRKVEQAKAGQRTAVNLSGVEVEQIKRGSVLVTPGSVKPSHRMDVRLLLLANAPKELKNRARVRLYLGTDEILGRVRLLDREELEPGQEVYAQLELEEQAVAGKGDRFVIRSYSPMRTIGGGVILDANAPKHKRFQPAVLEALATKELGTPEELVNQFLAGRQALFSVEEVVKGTGLPAPEVALAIEKLAADRQIKVVPADQKELVVSRQVYDNWSREIISMTENYQQQYPLREGLPKEELRSRKFSFINTKNFQHLLQSLEAAGLIALYDKTIASPRLTGRLTAEQQRLVDALVKAMHDGQFQPPAWHDIIKSHKLKEPEAQEYLQYLLRTGQLVKLADEELYYSAARYRQARQKIVDFLRHNKEISVAQTRDLLHTSRKFTLPLLESLDRERVTRRVGDNRVLIQ; encoded by the coding sequence ATGAAATATATTGTAATTGGTACCGCCGGTCATGTGGATCACGGCAAAACGCAATTAATTAAAACTTTAACCGGTACCGATACAGACAGGCTAAAGGAAGAAAAAGAAAGAGGCATCTCCATAGAATTGGGTTTTGCCCAGCTCAAGCTGCCCAGCGGCAAACAGGCAGGCATTGTTGATGTGCCGGGGCATGAGCGTTTTATAAAAAATATGTTGGCCGGGGTGGGCGGCATTGACCTGGTTTTGCTGGTTATTGCCGCTGATGAGGGTGTGATGCCCCAGACCCGGGAACACATGGATATTATCCAGTTACTGCAGGTTAAAAAGGGCATTGTAGTGATAACCAAGACAGATCTGGTGGATGATGAATGGCTGGCTATGGTTACCGAGGAGATAAAAGAATTTCTCCGGCCTACCGTGCTGAGTCAAGCCCCGCTGGTGCCGGTATCCGCCCTTACGGGGCAAGGGATTTCCCGGTTATTGCAGTACATTGATAAGCTGGTAGACGACACCGAGGAAAGGAACAGCGGCGGCCAGTTAAGATTGCCGGTGGACAGGGTGTTTTCCGTTACCGGTTTTGGTACGGTGGTCACCGGCACTTTGCGAACCGGTACAATTACAGTGGGGGACAGTGTGCAAATTATGCCGCAGGGCCTGGTAAGCCGGGTGCGCTCCCTGCAGGTGCACGGCCGAAAGGTAGAACAGGCCAAAGCGGGGCAGCGTACCGCAGTAAACTTATCAGGGGTGGAAGTGGAACAAATAAAAAGGGGCAGTGTTCTTGTTACCCCGGGTTCAGTCAAGCCTTCTCACCGGATGGATGTCCGGCTGCTGCTGCTGGCCAACGCTCCCAAAGAGTTGAAAAACCGGGCCAGGGTTAGGCTTTACCTGGGTACCGATGAAATACTGGGCCGGGTCAGGTTGCTGGACAGGGAGGAACTGGAACCGGGACAAGAGGTCTATGCCCAGTTAGAGCTGGAGGAACAGGCGGTGGCTGGCAAAGGTGACCGTTTTGTAATCCGGTCTTATTCGCCTATGCGAACCATTGGCGGAGGAGTTATTTTAGATGCCAATGCCCCAAAACATAAAAGATTCCAGCCGGCCGTGCTGGAGGCACTGGCCACCAAAGAGCTGGGTACCCCGGAGGAATTGGTGAACCAGTTTTTGGCCGGCCGACAGGCCTTATTTTCTGTTGAAGAAGTTGTCAAAGGTACCGGTTTGCCGGCGCCGGAAGTTGCATTAGCTATAGAAAAACTGGCTGCCGACCGGCAAATTAAAGTGGTGCCGGCGGATCAAAAAGAGTTGGTGGTATCCCGGCAGGTTTATGATAACTGGAGTCGGGAAATTATCTCGATGACAGAAAACTACCAGCAGCAATATCCCTTAAGAGAGGGTTTGCCTAAAGAAGAACTGCGTTCCCGAAAATTTTCCTTCATTAATACAAAAAACTTTCAGCATCTCTTACAGTCTTTGGAGGCGGCGGGACTTATTGCACTATACGACAAAACGATTGCCAGTCCCAGGCTAACCGGCCGGTTGACCGCCGAACAGCAAAGGTTGGTTGATGCTTTGGTTAAGGCTATGCATGACGGGCAGTTTCAACCCCCTGCCTGGCATGATATTATAAAAAGCCATAAATTAAAAGAACCGGAGGCCCAGGAATATTTGCAATACCTGCTGCGAACAGGCCAACTGGTGAAACTGGCAGATGAAGAGCTGTATTATTCTGCTGCACGTTACCGGCAGGCTCGCCAAAAAATAGTTGATTTTTTGCGGCATAATAAAGAAATTTCGGTTGCGCAAACCCGAGATTTGTTGCATACCTCCCGCAAGTTCACCCTGCCCTTGTTGGAATCGCTGGACCGTGAAAGGGTAACCCGACGGGTTGGCGATAACCGGGTGCTGATTCAGTAA